The genomic stretch AGCAAATCCTACAAAATCTCCCATTTCAATAAATGCTTCCTCTGGCAATGTGGGATACATTTCCATACCGTATTTTTCGCTGCGGCCTCCTGTCGATAAAACGAGATGATCGCAGCCGCTGAGGATTGCGACACGAATCGCCTGCACAATGCTCGCTTTATAGGCGGCATTGGAAAACGGAACAACAATCCCGCGCGTACCAAGGATGGAAATGCCCCCGATAATTCCCAACCGGCCGTTTAACGTTTTTTTCGCAATCTCCTCGCCATCTGGTACGGAAACAACCACTTTTACTCCTAAAGTGATCCGATATTCTTCGAGCACCTCCTGCACCGTTTCCATGATCATTTTACGCGGTACCGGATTAATCGCTGCTTCGCCCACAGGAACTGGGAGTCCGGGTTTCGTTACGCGGCCCACACCTTTGCCTCCTTCAAGTACAATCCCCGGTTCGGGCTTCCAAGTGACAGTCGTTTCGATCAGTGCACCATGCGTCGCGTCCGGATCATCTCCACCGTCCTTTATGACCCTCGCAACCGCCATTTCACCGGTAAATTCGCAGTTTTTTAGTTGAAAGGTGACTGCTTCCCCTGTCGGTAATTTGATTGTCACTTTTTCCTGCTTTTTTTGTTCGATCAAAGCGAGCAGCGCCGCTTTTGCCGTTGCTGTAGCACAGGAACCAGTCGTATATCCGTATCGCAAAGGCTTCTTTTCTTGCTTCTCCATCCTTCGCCTACACCTGTTTTTCCGCTAGTATAGCAATCGCATTCACAACTGCGACCGCAACCGGACTTCCGCCTTTACGCCCCCTGTTGGTGATGAACGGAATATCCAGTTTTTCCAGTTCCGATTTTGACTCTGCCGCAGACACAAATCCAACCGGGACACCTATGATCAGTCCCGGCTTTGCTCCCTCTTCTTTTACAAGACGAATTAATTCCAACAGTGCTGTCGGGGCATTGCCAATGGCAAAAATCCCGCCTTCCGCTTCCTTGATCGCCTTACGCATCGAAATGATCGCTCTGGTAGTGTTTAATCGCTTTGCCTCCTCTATCACATCAAGGTCTGATATGTAAACTTTTACATCACCTCCGAATTTTTTGATGCGCGGTTGACTGATGCCAACCTGAACCATCTGTACATCAGCAACAATCGGTTTTCCATTGTGGATTGCATCGATTCCCGCTTTGATCGCATCGCGGTGAAAAATGAGGCTGCGCCCCAGTTCGAAGTCAGCCGAAGCGTGAATGACTCGCTGCACAACCGGATACTGTTCTGGTGTATACGGATGATCACCAACTTCTTCGTCAATCATGCGGAAACTCTCCCATTCAATCGCTTGCGGCTGTACTGTTTTCGGCTTAAAATCGGTTCGAAAGTCCATTTAGCTATGCCTCCCCTAAGACAATTCATTTAATTTTTTAATCACGCTGTCGAAATCGGAATAATAGGTGCCGTACTCCAGTTTCGGCCTGGCGATGATGACGATATCGATCCCCATTTCCAGAGCCGCTTCAACTTTCTCGTCGATAGCTCCCACTTTGCCGCTTTCTTTCGTAATCATCATTGTTACCTTGTAATGATCGTAAATCGCTTTGTTTAGTTCCTTGGAAAACGGACCCTGCATGGCTACAATATTCTTCTGCTCGATCCCCAACCGCTCACACTTTTCCATATTGTCTTTGCGTGGTAGCATTCTCACAATTAGCGTTATATCCGGAAATCCCAGCAACCGCTCCGTAAAAATCTGAAGCATCTTGCTGCCGGTTGTCAGCAGGATGATACCTCTTTTTTCCGCCGCTGCTTCCGCTGCCCGTATATAATCTTCAACAACCATAATCTTATCGTGTTTTTCATAGAGCAGTCTGCTTTCCCTTTCATACCGTATATAGGGGACGTTTGCTTTTTGCGCCCCCGCGATCGCATTTTTCGATGCTTCCTCAGCATATGGGTGAGTGGCGTCTACTATCGCCGCTACATTTTTTACCCGTACGAGGTCTTCTATATCTTCCGCCGTTAATCGGCCAATTTGCACGGGCAGTCCTACTTTCTGCAAACTTTTCGCAGCATTCTCCGTTACAACGGTTGTTAGCAATTCATACCCCCGCTGACGGATTTTCACCGCTAATTCACGGGCATCGCTCGTTCCTGCCAACAGAAGAATCATTGCATTCCACCTCTTACGTGATCATCATGATGGTGGTGATGATGGTGGTGTTCTGCGTTTTTCATCGCGGCAACACGATATTGGCATGTATCGCAGTTCATCTTCACCTTATCCTGCACAGCTTCCTTGACTCGGTCGAGCAAAATATCCCGTAGCTTGGGATGGAAACCGAAGTAATCCGCCAGCACAAAATCATGTCCTGGATATCGCTCTTTAAAACGGCTTATCATCTTCTCCATTCGTTTGATGAGGACACCCGTAAATAGGAAGTAAGGAATAATGATGATTTTACTTGCCCCAAGTTTTAAACACCTGTCTATCCCCTCCTCTATTGAGGGAAACGTCACCCCGGCGAAAGCTGTCTCCATCCACTTGACGGCTTTTAGCTTTTCCCAGTACAGGCGGGAAATTTTATAAAGGTCGCTGTTCGCATCCGGATCGCTGCTTCCTCTACCTACGATCAGAACAGCCGTATCATCCAGCCCGAAGCCGGTTCCCTGTACTCTAGCAGACAAAATATCCAGCACATACTCATGGATTCCAACAGGACGGCCATAGACAAATTCGACATCTGTATATTTTATTTTTGCTTCATCCATTGCTGCCGGAATATGAATTTTTGCATGTCCTGCGGAAAACAAAATAATCGGGATTATCGCCACCCGTGTCGCCCCTCTCCGAACACAAGCGTCAATGCCTTGAACAATATCCGGCTTCTCAAATTCTAAAAAGCACGTTTCGATGATCGGCTCGGCCAGATCTGGTTCCAACGTTGATACGAATCTCCTGACTTCCTCGTTCCCCTCCGGATCTTTGCTGCCATGGCCAACAAACAAGACTGCGTCCAAAATCAGCCCTCCTCTTTGCGAAATTTTCAGTTAAATCCGAGAAAAATATTTTATTTTTTGCAACCCTTATCATTCGCCGCACACGGACGCTTCTATTGCAATATTAGGCACTTCACGCCATACGAAACTCTCGATCTCTTGTACTCGCTTAAAAAATTTGTGGAAACGCTCGTTGGGATACCCTTCAGATGCATAGCGACAAACAATGCGCCCAACCAGACCAACAATCTCTTCCGGAGCAATCCCTTCCGCCACCAAAAATCCAGAATGGGCATTGCGCCCAACTGTTTTGGCGCCAAGAAACAAATCGAACCCACCCTTGCGGTAC from Microaerobacter geothermalis encodes the following:
- a CDS encoding cobalt-precorrin-5B (C(1))-methyltransferase, which produces MEKQEKKPLRYGYTTGSCATATAKAALLALIEQKKQEKVTIKLPTGEAVTFQLKNCEFTGEMAVARVIKDGGDDPDATHGALIETTVTWKPEPGIVLEGGKGVGRVTKPGLPVPVGEAAINPVPRKMIMETVQEVLEEYRITLGVKVVVSVPDGEEIAKKTLNGRLGIIGGISILGTRGIVVPFSNAAYKASIVQAIRVAILSGCDHLVLSTGGRSEKYGMEMYPTLPEEAFIEMGDFVGFALKQCKKENVKRVTLMGMMGKFSKLAQGVMMVHAKSAPVDFGFLSQIAEESGVPEQLREQILKANTASQVGDLMLEHGQRLFFQQLCEQCCRTGLREVGGGMAIETIITSLKGVLLGRVTIDESDWNR
- a CDS encoding precorrin-8X methylmutase, giving the protein MDFRTDFKPKTVQPQAIEWESFRMIDEEVGDHPYTPEQYPVVQRVIHASADFELGRSLIFHRDAIKAGIDAIHNGKPIVADVQMVQVGISQPRIKKFGGDVKVYISDLDVIEEAKRLNTTRAIISMRKAIKEAEGGIFAIGNAPTALLELIRLVKEEGAKPGLIIGVPVGFVSAAESKSELEKLDIPFITNRGRKGGSPVAVAVVNAIAILAEKQV
- the cobK gene encoding precorrin-6A reductase, with protein sequence MILLLAGTSDARELAVKIRQRGYELLTTVVTENAAKSLQKVGLPVQIGRLTAEDIEDLVRVKNVAAIVDATHPYAEEASKNAIAGAQKANVPYIRYERESRLLYEKHDKIMVVEDYIRAAEAAAEKRGIILLTTGSKMLQIFTERLLGFPDITLIVRMLPRKDNMEKCERLGIEQKNIVAMQGPFSKELNKAIYDHYKVTMMITKESGKVGAIDEKVEAALEMGIDIVIIARPKLEYGTYYSDFDSVIKKLNELS
- a CDS encoding sirohydrochlorin chelatase codes for the protein MDAVLFVGHGSKDPEGNEEVRRFVSTLEPDLAEPIIETCFLEFEKPDIVQGIDACVRRGATRVAIIPIILFSAGHAKIHIPAAMDEAKIKYTDVEFVYGRPVGIHEYVLDILSARVQGTGFGLDDTAVLIVGRGSSDPDANSDLYKISRLYWEKLKAVKWMETAFAGVTFPSIEEGIDRCLKLGASKIIIIPYFLFTGVLIKRMEKMISRFKERYPGHDFVLADYFGFHPKLRDILLDRVKEAVQDKVKMNCDTCQYRVAAMKNAEHHHHHHHHDDHVRGGMQ